acacgcttggcattctctcaaccagcttcatgaggtagtcacctggaatacatttcaattaaccggtgtgccttgttaaaagttaatttgtggaatgtctttacttcttaatgcgtttgagctaatcagttgtgttgtgacaaggtaggggtggtatacagaagatagccctaattggtaaaagaccaagttcatattttgCCAGAACTAGCTCAaatagcaaagagaaacgacagtccatcattactttaagacatgaacagTCAATGCGTAAAATggcaagaactttgaacgttttttcaagtgcagtcgcaaaaaccatcaagtgctatgatgaaactgtctctcaggaggaccaccacaggaaaggaagacccagagttacatctgctgcagaggataagttaattagagttaactgcacctcagattgcagcccaaataaatgcttcacagagttcaagtaacagacacatctcaacatcaactgttcagaggagactgtgtgaatcaggccttcatggtcgaattgctgcaaagaaaccactactaaaggacaccactaagaagaatagacttgcttgggccaagaaacacgagcaatggacattagactggtggaaatctgtcctttggtctgatgagtccaaatttgagaattttggttccaaccgccgtgtttttgagagacacagagtaggtgaacggatgatctccccatgtgtgatttatatagaattcaaggcacacttaaccagcatggctaccacagcattctgcactgatacgccatcccatctagtttgcgcttagtgggactatcatttgtttttcaacaggacaatgacccaaaacacacctccaggctgtgtaagggctatttgaccaagaaggagagagatggagtgctgcatcagatgacctggtctccacaatcacccgacctcaacccaattgagatggtttgggatgagttggactgcagagtgaaggaaaagcagccaacaagtgctcagcatatttgggaactccttcaagactgttggaaaagcattcctcatgaagctggttgagagaatgccaatagtgtgcaaagctgtcagcaaggcaaagggtggctatttgaaaaatcacatataaaatatattttgatttgtttaacacttttttggttactacatgattccatgtgtgtaatttcatggttttgatgttattctacaatgtggaaaattgtaaaaataaagaaaaacccttgaatgagtaaatgtgtccaaacttttgactggtactgtacataaaggTGAATCTGTTAAAAATGGTAAACttcatctacagtatatatttatatatattttgtgtaGAATGCATATGTTTATATTGTATTATGCAGGGTGCATTTGGAAAAGAGAACTAGGTCTCAATAcgtcttccctgttaaaataaaggttaaataaaacatctaaaaaaaacattggcaACAATGTGGTATTTGTGACATTAACAATATTGAATCATGATTATTTTACTTGACTTGATACAGACCATCAACTGACAAGCATGTATAAAACATGTATaaccaggggtgaaagtaagtCGGTAGGGTCTGGTATGGCGTCCCGGCAAAATAAATAGTGCGGGTACGCCATACCGGTAAAACATGAGCCTATCACATtatcctaggccgtcattgaaaataagaatttgttcttaactgactttcctagttaaataaataacagtaaaataaaaaataaaaacaaaatgtaaatCAAACTGTAAGCTATTACACCACTTTTTATCATTACCGCATGTCAGAGGCATGAACAATTTGAGAATTGACTTGAAAATGGGTGGTATAGCCTACAGTTCAAAATGCAATGTGGTTAGACGTGAACACTGACATTTTGCCAAGGCAGAGTGGAGTGGCCGACACTGAGATCTACGTGGACAGCAGTGGACTCATAACTTCTGTCCTAATGACAATCGCCGAATGTCAtgacactttttggtgttttgtgtaacagatgtctctttccattcaccacTTTGTTTGGAGGCTGGAAATATGTTGTGAGTGGATGAAGgtgcgcaggtagcctagtgaagGAGCCCTTTGACGTGACTactttgacaatcagatgaaaacatcatgatcGGTTGTTTATGCCATAACAAAAGGTAATActttttaaaagttaaatgacaagCATTTACGACTAGGCCCACAGAGATGCTATTGAATGAATAGGGATTCTGTATGTAATTCTATGATTGGGCACAAGCACATATAGGAGGTCCCGAACCAGGAAGAAATGAATTCTACTTTCACCCCTGTGTATAACCCAGTGTGATGATCAGTCCAGTAAAATCATGTTATACAGTAAACCCAGCCGTGTGCTGACTGATtaaacccagacagacagagcgagagacatggtggtagaaccacacctgtgtgcaCGTAGGATCCTCTTCACGATTGCGTCACCGATGCCATTGTGCACGTTCTTCCCATCAGCACAGCTGATGAAGAACTGGTTCTGAGAGCAGAGAGGTAGACATTTGAGAATTTATACCACAACCCATACAACCCATGCATTCAATTGGACTTGATCGGACCATGTGGACTGTGGATGCATAGGGGACTGCCGTTATCGCAACCTTGACCTCCAAGTTGACTTTAGTACAGAGATACAGTCACAAGACAGCATGGGGGAGGCCAGGGCACTGAATTACCATCTTGCATTACAAAAAAACAACCTTGTCTCCTGGTTGATTTCTAGGCTTTTACAGCAATCAAACAGATAGGTAGAGAATATAGATATGGCATAGAATTAGCATGGTTTTGACTCTGGCAAATTGGTGCAATGAGTCTGGTAAGAGTCTGAGACCGAGTCTGGTAAatgggtgcaattaattaatgtgtatgtgtatataatgtatgtagtGTGCTGGTAGCAGAGTTACCTCGATGTAGATGTAGTGTTCGCTGTTCTCGATGGTATGGATGTAGGCATTGAGGATAGAGTTCTCACAAGTTCCGGCTGACCAGCGATCCACAGAACGCAAcacctgagagaaagagaggagaaaattTAAATCAATAAGCAATTGATCATCAAAAAAAGGAGAATGAGAGGCatttctgtgagcttgtatgtGTCCGAGCGGGTTTGTTCACGCTTATGTATGAGCATGTGTACCTGCACGGAGGCCTTCCCAGAGCCAGGCACAGTGAATGGCAGTGCATCAGCAGTACTGTGAGACTTGGGCAGAAGGCAGGGGAAAAACGTGCTTCTAATGTTCTTGTACTTAAAGATCTGTAGGAAGACAAAACAAAGACAATAAGAGCCAGATGTCTCTCTCACATAACCCTAGTTGTGTCTAGGGTTGTCCTTTGGAACCTAGTTTAGAGGTAGTGTACGTACATCCAAGTAAAGCCATGAAAGAAAGATCCTTAAGAACCTCTCATTTGACCTCTGACCTTGGCAAAGTTCCAGCGCTGGATGAAGTGGCGGGCCACGTCCCTGGCAGCTTTGCCATGGAGGGCAGCAGACAGGTCACGCCACGGCATACGGGGCACCTCAGTGCGGTCAATGTTGTCTgggaaaacaaaaaacacattcaaATTAAGGATTATccctccggtgtgtgtgtgtgtgtgtgtgtgtgtgtgtgttagtaagtgacagagagagtggtagtggGTGTTATGAATGGGGGTataatgtgtgtatactgtaccttcGAATGGGCGGTCCAGTTGGACCCAGTCCCTCTTGATGAAGTTGCTGTAGTCCTTGCCAAGCCACAGCTGGGTGTTGTTCTTCAGATCCTCAGCATTTACCTCTTCCGGCTCTGGAGGCTTTGGATCCTGGGCTGAGTTGGACCCATCCACCTGGTCACCTGAATCAGCTGCCTAGGAGGCAGAATAGGACAGTCTGGCAATGAAGTCACTGCTTAACACCAGGTAACACTATGAACTATGGATTATCAGTACAcaggagaaagaaagaagaatcTTGACTTTGTCTTGTGATGCATCACCTCTGGCTTAGAAATTGTAGCCTTTGGCACTTCTTCAGAGATGTGATTGTCTGTCTCCGTGGGAACTGTGTCAGTCAACCGGTACTGGCTGTCGTCCCACCTCCCAAAGGCCAGGTCCAAGCCTCCAACGAAGGCCACTGATTGGTCGATGGCCACCATCTTCTCATGATGGGCCCAGAAAAACACCACAGCGGACATGTGGTTTGGGTGTCGCATCACCTGTTGGAGACATCAGTGAAGCTAAGGACACAaatctaatttaaaaaaaatgaattttaaaTAATGACACAGTATAACACCAGCAATGAAAGCATGATGATGCTATGTGGGTTGGTTTGGGAGGTGTAAAGCACCACCTGATTGCAGAGCAGAGATTAGAGTGTCTTAGACAGACCTTGATGTTGGGGTGCATGTCCATCAGTGTCCTCTTGCTGTGGCCACTGTTTATACCCAGTGCCATCTCTACCTCCTTGTACAGGAGCACACACACTTTGACACCTTGTTCCTACACAGAGAAAAGAAAGGATGGATATACACAAAAGGTGGGAAGGAGGAAAGGACCCAGCTAgaacatttggttccttggatgTTGCGGGAAAGTAtatttttggtttcacattggttgtgggaacgaagccataagtttcctgaccagtaaaactgaacgttttttaaacattctgagaacagaagtgaaaatGTAACCTGTTCTGGGATTGTTTATTTTTAAGTTGCAGGGAGGTTTGCAGAAATCTTTACTTGAGTTCATTGAACGTTTTCCTGGGAGGAATTATTAATGTTCGGAGATCTGAAAATATAGGTTATTTGTAGgtaattaaataacattctgagaacattctCTAAATGTTGTGAAAGTTTTGTTATGGTTATTATTGACTCTAAGAACTACATTTTTAGGTTAtttttaggtttttgaataactttcactgaatgtttcaataagacttttaatagcATTGCTCGCTTACTTTGGGTTAACTTTTTTCTTAGAATGATCTCTGAACGTTACGAAAGTTTTCTTGtattttttatggaaagttttcttcaTGTTCAGTTAACGAAATTTAGAGCTTATTGAGATTAATGGGTACAATTCACTTTTTTGAACAATTCCAGAATATTTCCAAGAACTTGCATAAAAGAGAACCAACCATACATTCTCTGAATGTTCTGGGAACATCACTTAAGTCACATCATTTTTTTGAACATTCCCAGAATGTGGTAAAAATATGACATTAAATAGAACCACATGGGAACTTGTGGTGGAATGATCTgttaagtactgaaattcccacagaagaatgttgtttcttaaagttctctgaacaatttgagaacatggcTTTAAaaagaaccatgaggaaacctgtaggaaacattatgccgaaagtactgaaattcccacagaataaCATTGTTTCTTGacattctctgaactatttgagaacattcccaatgtcaaaccatttGGAGAaggttcctagaacattaccaaaaatgtaattaaatgtaaccatgtttgaacttttggAAAACATTCTGTTAAATGAAATACCAagtaaataatatatattttttgtgaagttccttaaatgtgctgagaatgttccaaagccaagcaattatcctgcaccattcccataAAGTTGGGGAAGGTTGTATTCAAAATAACCAATATGATAACTATGCtcacaccaagctctaagaaacaaatGGTTCTGAGAACATTATGTGCTGGCTGGGAAGGGATTAACCTTCAGTGCTttcaggagaggagggaggaggacaggtatAAGGGAGACTATAAACATATGTTGGCAGGAGAAAGGTGGGAAGTAAATTCGTACTGCTTTGCGTTTGAGGATCTGGTCCAGGCGCCAGTATGTTCCTGTAGCTGGCCTCTTCAGGAAAACCTCTGGGCTGAGCCTTGGagggagggaaataaatattcacCATGCAATATTAACCATGTACATATTTACACTGTGTCCTGCTGTTTACAGACTAATTAGAAACAAACCTAATAAATGTTGGAAAAAGTGGTCTCCGTTGTTATTGAGAGAGTGAAAtcaaatatttgttttgtttgcTGTATGCTCTAATTTAGCTAACGACATAGTAGAGCCATGTATACAGTATACCGTATAGGGCTCTGGATAACCACTCTCTGTAATTACGGAGAGCACTGTGCTTACTGTACATGAAACTTGGAACACAGAGTATTCCTACTAGCCATAAAGATATACTGCATAATAATATAACGTTCTATTCTATTTCAATTGTGCTAGCTCTGCTCCTCACCACCAATCTGTGATGAAGATCTCCTCCTTGGCCTGCTCCAGAGCATCAGCCAGGTCTGCAAAGTAGCCACTGCCATTTACATACCTTTAATACAACCAATTCATAAACAGAGACATTACATTCAAGTTAAGGGAGCACAAAGCTATGgatgtatacagtatgtacaaataCCACATCATCATCTAATgtgaagcaacacacacacacacacacacacacacacacacacacacacacacacacatctgaccaTTTAGTGAGTGTGTTCTCCCGTGGTGGGGCAAAGCCCCCAAAGCGTTGGACCTGGAGGAATTCACAAGGCTCAGCCAGCCTGTTGATCTCATGGCTCCACCAGTGAGCCTGTCTGTAGCTGTTACACTTGATGACCAGattcctaaaacacacacacacacaacgctcatgtaagaacacacatacacatatgagGCAACAGAGCGAGgcaataggggagagtggggtatgttGAACCAAATAATTATTTGAGCCACCCCAATTGTTTCTagaaaaccatacacaaaattaatCATGTggccaaatatttaggaagagttCATCATTTCATAGAGTCTGTGAAGTAAGAAGCCATATGGggaaagtggtaagcaagttaggtccaaaaaactgattttcacaaagtcaaattaatttattatgttataggtttcatgatgcttgtatctaaaccaaagtagatagtTGAAATAATGTTTTATACATCAGTTGAGACTATAAGCTAagatatgaggtcctaaacctagcatgaaagtatgtccttgtagctgtgtggactAACATAGTCAACATATTTGCCTTGGGGTAAATTATGCCAacggccatggggtaagttgagccaatgtcCACCATACCCCATACATATTATCATCACATTTAGTCAGTTTCGTGCATAATATGCATAGTATATTTGCAATGTGTCATGTATGAACTCAAGATGCATATTTTATTGTTACATAGTAGACATCTTCATGCCCCCTGTATACAAACATAAAACAAGCAGGGGTCTAGCCCCCCTTGAGATTCTTGAGAGAGCAGCGAAGGGAGAAGTGAGAAAGGAAGAAGTTCATTTGAGCAGCAGCAAGGGATGAAAAAAATAGACTGAATGACACTGAAAAGGTTCAATGACAAAAACCAAAATGAACATGTACCTGTGCGAatgaggctatgatagagtagcagaggcaCACAAGGTCTTATCTGACGACATGGAGTCTGAGCTTCCTAAACATATCAAGAATCTTGCGGACCAGTTTCATGGGCTTTGTAGCCTCAAATGCAGAGAACTTGCCTAATAATTGACACATTGAAACATCCCTGTCCCAGACAACTGGTCAAGAAATGGAAGGGTAAGTGATATTGAACAGAAAGATCTATATCTGAATATAGGCATACGTTTAAGATATACAATACACCACATTAATTAATTAAACGTTGACCTATCAGCACCATTACTTACGGTCACAGGACACCATCAACCACTTACCCCAAGGTCactcaacttaccctgtcccatTCTCAATTTACCCcaagttgtgccaagagaccactttttttggacaagctatgttttcaaaactgttatgtttacatgaattccgATTATTTCCAgcgatacacaacatcctgaaatatatgtatatatattttttttagaaaTAATACTGTATGTGACATGTTCCAGGAATCTGTGTATGTTGCACATCACTACtacacaggagaggcattttaatgtttaaaattgttatttttttataaaaataagTTCTGGGGAAGAAATGCCTTATTGAACATGTGGACTGTCaattgccttaataacaaacgtgtatgccatctgtaaataaataaaataaaaataatgaattacaagcctagttggtttaacaacgaaaaaagacaggaaccttcctgctagccatgattggctgagataatggatgggctggacatgagttcggattggtctgtcatgtagcatgcttctgtttaTAACACGAGTTGCTCattatgtgtagataatcctttctaccaaggatttttttaaagatatcatgaagaactgaaaaagtgttgcTACTGCTGAATTTAACAGGCACTATAGACAAAGATCAGTGGGAAGAAGTTGTGATGTActaccatttgcattgctagttatagcctaatgttagctagttagctaacattgaacctagttggttagcttcagctacctgcagattcatgcatggtgCATGGTAgtatgggttgggattatgggtctaaacaaaagactccactatgcaagtatcctttcactgtaccgtttacaccttcggtatcctgtgcatgtgacaaataaacttagattttatttcatttagtgtgtgtttaccagagacggcaacgtgaagaacaacatgacatgcaccaaagtcagaataggatataggccaaggaccaGATAAGGTATATTTTTACTAATACTTTTTTTCTAttactttcaccacttttagtcttaatttTTGGTTGTTTACAACAATACCTTATTCACTCTGTTAAGTACATGGCCTCACACGTGAATCCTTAATTAatatgggtggggctaaggcttataCAGGTGataacgatgctgaatgggtgtagaaaaATAAGAGCTCTCCAGTTGGTGAAACACAAAATTTTCTCAAAAGTagtgttacaagtttatcaactttcaaagcagaattactttcccattgttcctctactgcagtgtatgatatacaattgtatatctctgagtctctacttttatccaatgtaaaaaacataaattcacattttgctacataggAACGAATCAAGGAGGTGGGTCACATATTGTATTCCCCTTGACATAGTGATGCGGAAtgtaaaaaaaatctcaatttaccCCACACTCCTACCTGCCTGCACGAATACACACACAGCTAGGGATTGActcataaataaacaattaaGAATACAAATGTGTACTTCCCAAGTGTGATCTATATTTGAGTGTACACTTTTATGGTGTGTCTGCCTACAAATAGATAATAACATTTTGGACACCACTGTGGACTTACCTGGTGAAGTTCTGAATACAGACCCCATACTTGGTATCAGTGTATGCACGGCCCACTTGAACTTTGAACTCTGGGTCAAAGACCAGTACAAAGCAGACGACCCCGTTTTCCCGGTTCATATAGAGCAGGAAGGAGTCCTTGACCACCAGCCAGCGCTTTGACCAGCGGAAGCAGAACTGGTGATGACCAATACAGTTCAGCCCCTGGATACGATGACCTCCTGACCTTTTGAAGATGGAACCCTCCCTGAAATGCAATGACATCACTCACATTGCTCACACGGACATAGAATTAGTCACATTAAAATATACTGAATAACATTCACTCTCACTTTCTCATATACCATCACACACTCTCATAGACTGTTAATATTGCTTACAGGCCTTTGGGTCCAAGATCACTGACAAAAGAGAGAGCACTGACATCAAGGAATTCCAGCTGGAATCAGAACAAGATAGACAGTGATGACAGCACATCCTGACACTGAATgataattggtgtgtgtgtgtgtgtttcatcttCACTCACCATGCCGTGGAAGTTCTTACAAAAGGAATTCTCCAAAAGGCCATTTAGATATTCTTCAAGATATTTCTACAACAGAGAAATCAGAAATCAGGACTGATAGCCTACTAGCCCGCAGGGggttctgagaagaaaaaaaagtatatatatacagtatatacatacagttgaagtcggaagtttacatacactttagccaaatacatttaaactcagtttttcacaattcctgacatcagtcacgtgatcgggtctttctcacaggctacaagtgaagacagacacattgggGATGCAACTGCACGCgttcttatccaattccgaggtgcatattgaagacattggaagaactgtctacatttactttttgtcagccaacaagatgagtaggcctaacgaacagcaaaagcactagcctatgtcaatctactatcccccatagtacaaaagtttacCTATTCTATGCGAGAATTAAATATTCCATAGTCTGAGAGAACACCGTTATCcaaagtgaccacaaatgtgattatgcatgcatgtaatgcttttattataaaggtgcatttttatgctgaaaattatcttccccaaacttgaacctCACGCGTTgcgtatgtatgccagttaggctttaCACCCGttataaagcggattaatgtgcttaaattTGAAGAAGTTATTTGGTCACTTTATTTGTGATACAAACCTCATGAAAACATATAGTCCAATGTGCTAGGCTACATTAGATgtgtgactatgatttgaaaaagtcacaaAACAAAGTGATCATATACAATTcccaagtgataggctaatattgtcacccatcacactattcttgatttaatcttgtctttacatatactcaataataaatgtgtgaaatttgttttgatttagaatggaccattatcatgcagcTATCTCAAAACAGGGGCACCGGGGGAAAAAATACGTCAGCTacgcacttaaatagcgaatggaggacgcttttccagtggttaattttcatgccagccaggtagaataTACTGCTGttttaaagagaagcaatgtgctcaatattaggaaggctgagaaataaatatactAGACCTAGCCTGTAGAAAGCTGATGgtatcctcctctttttaatagaggccatcactctgttttgtcacgcaattgcatagcctatagaaatgttgcacaacatgagctcatgggctctcatgaagtgtttgattagattttcgattacatttgcattgacgtCACAGTGATTAGAGGGGCAATAAAGTACAGAGTACCAggaagttagcaagtttggtaggctactaatgaccatcagcagcatccgagcttggagaagcctaattaccgtaaatggtcacatggaatttgactgccatcaggactcgtgaccgccggtgtggcggtaatatggtcagggTAACAGCCCTATGAGCGATCT
The DNA window shown above is from Salmo salar chromosome ssa13, Ssal_v3.1, whole genome shotgun sequence and carries:
- the LOC106567877 gene encoding phospholipase D2; this encodes MASPAPACCKTPSSPEGGAAETQKTKRFITDNYELSKEELDGLMKEGEEERPFLVVHHLLDVKEAGVPVLLPGTQVICRVDSTERYTTRSKVSVCSLYTVKLTHGKFTWTVKRKYKHFQELHRDLYKHKMMAQFLPLGRFAAQRAQLRAMTEEMPSLHGTERMRQTSSKPKYLEEYLNGLLENSFCKNFHGMLEFLDVSALSFVSDLGPKGLEGSIFKRSGGHRIQGLNCIGHHQFCFRWSKRWLVVKDSFLLYMNRENGVVCFVLVFDPEFKVQVGRAYTDTKYGVCIQNFTRNLVIKCNSYRQAHWWSHEINRLAEPCEFLQVQRFGGFAPPRENTLTKWYVNGSGYFADLADALEQAKEEIFITDWWLSPEVFLKRPATGTYWRLDQILKRKAEQGVKVCVLLYKEVEMALGINSGHSKRTLMDMHPNIKVMRHPNHMSAVVFFWAHHEKMVAIDQSVAFVGGLDLAFGRWDDSQYRLTDTVPTETDNHISEEVPKATISKPEAADSGDQVDGSNSAQDPKPPEPEEVNAEDLKNNTQLWLGKDYSNFIKRDWVQLDRPFEDNIDRTEVPRMPWRDLSAALHGKAARDVARHFIQRWNFAKIFKYKNIRSTFFPCLLPKSHSTADALPFTVPGSGKASVQVLRSVDRWSAGTCENSILNAYIHTIENSEHYIYIENQFFISCADGKNVHNGIGDAIVKRILRAHSEQKKYRVFVVVPLLPGFEGDISEGGGKAIQAILHFTYRTMCRGEYSILMRLRELEDQWSEYITLCGLRTHSQLSQSLVTELIYVHSKTLIADDRRYIIGSANINDRSMLGSRDSELAVLVEDEERIPSIMGGEEYQAGPLTLALRKECFRVLLGADSEPQIDIDDPISDQLFFVGWNTTAKLNAKIYDKVFRCLPCNSVHNMRELKEHSGLERMCDTHPQQAKEELEAVRGLLVHFPLNFLSEENLLPPLGSKEGMAPTELWT